The Nitrospirota bacterium genome has a window encoding:
- a CDS encoding DsrE/DsrF/DrsH-like family protein: MISKEVQELVDEKIKEAIDSKLNDWVETKVKKLIGERLSTLEAKVKDRETRPKRVAIVASKGSMDMAYPPLILASTSVALDMEVAIFFTFYGLDIINKNKFKHLKVPSLANPAMPVPVPNFIGVLPGMTAMATMMMKSWMNKAHVVSIPELLEVCKESGVRLIGCQMTMDVMGVKKSDLIDGVEIGGAATFLDYAAEADIPLFV, translated from the coding sequence ATGATCAGTAAAGAAGTTCAGGAATTGGTCGACGAAAAAATAAAGGAAGCAATCGATTCCAAACTAAACGATTGGGTTGAAACAAAGGTCAAGAAGTTAATCGGGGAACGGTTATCTACCCTGGAAGCAAAAGTTAAAGACCGGGAAACCCGGCCAAAACGAGTTGCCATTGTTGCCTCTAAAGGGTCGATGGATATGGCGTATCCCCCATTGATTCTGGCCTCTACTTCAGTGGCTCTGGATATGGAGGTTGCCATCTTTTTCACCTTCTATGGCCTTGATATTATTAACAAAAATAAATTCAAACATCTAAAAGTTCCCTCTTTGGCTAATCCGGCAATGCCTGTGCCGGTTCCTAATTTTATCGGTGTGCTTCCCGGGATGACCGCAATGGCGACGATGATGATGAAAAGCTGGATGAACAAAGCTCATGTCGTGTCTATTCCGGAGCTTCTTGAGGTGTGTAAAGAGAGCGGTGTCCGACTCATCGGGTGCCAGATGACCATGGATGTCATGGGGGTTAAAAAATCCGATCTAATCGATGGCGTTGAAATCGGCGGCGCTGCCACCTTTTTAGATTATGCGGCTGAAGCGGACATCCCTTTATTTGTGTAA
- a CDS encoding sulfurtransferase TusA family protein yields the protein MMSVQADIKLDCKGLSCPLPVIKTKKAIDGMQVGQILEMVATDPGSVNDMKAWSHRTGHELVDQKQDNGFFIFFIKKVK from the coding sequence ATGATGTCAGTTCAAGCCGATATCAAATTGGATTGCAAAGGGTTAAGCTGTCCTTTGCCCGTCATAAAAACCAAAAAAGCGATAGATGGAATGCAGGTCGGGCAAATTCTTGAAATGGTCGCGACAGATCCGGGGTCTGTAAATGATATGAAAGCCTGGAGTCACCGGACCGGCCACGAACTGGTTGACCAAAAACAGGACAATGGATTCTTTATTTTTTTCATCAAAAAGGTTAAATAA
- a CDS encoding DsrE family protein produces the protein MGKNVAVIVRTSPFNTLKSVEAFRMGVGLTLEGNHVDILLMEEGVWNAIPASSRKIERPDPDQFIQSLEICGIGAYVDTERLPAVFHPKIREGIRGKTKKELVQMIKTAEVVISY, from the coding sequence ATGGGAAAAAACGTAGCCGTTATTGTCAGAACAAGTCCATTTAATACGTTAAAGAGCGTAGAAGCCTTTCGGATGGGCGTGGGATTAACCCTCGAGGGGAACCATGTCGATATCCTTTTAATGGAAGAGGGGGTTTGGAATGCGATACCGGCCTCCTCCCGAAAAATTGAAAGGCCTGATCCTGATCAATTTATTCAATCTTTGGAGATTTGCGGAATTGGGGCTTATGTCGATACAGAAAGACTACCGGCCGTTTTTCACCCGAAAATAAGAGAAGGGATCAGGGGAAAAACGAAAAAAGAACTCGTTCAAATGATTAAAACCGCCGAAGTTGTTATTTCTTATTAG
- a CDS encoding DsrE family protein, giving the protein MHIGILLTTSPEHQNTFTVYQLANSFIRLNHTLDIFLMDDGVFNVIMNSSKRKLFANFEDLRQKKVNISLCAMSAESRGLQKEDLLPGTGYSSQHELSEIVKKCDRFLSFG; this is encoded by the coding sequence ATGCATATAGGAATTTTATTGACGACCAGCCCCGAACATCAAAATACCTTTACTGTTTATCAATTGGCCAATTCTTTTATCAGGTTGAATCATACGCTCGATATTTTTTTGATGGACGATGGCGTTTTTAATGTAATCATGAATTCTTCCAAGCGAAAATTGTTTGCTAATTTCGAAGATTTAAGGCAAAAAAAGGTCAATATTTCACTGTGTGCAATGTCGGCTGAATCTCGTGGATTGCAAAAAGAGGATTTGCTTCCGGGAACGGGTTACTCGAGCCAGCATGAACTTTCTGAGATCGTGAAGAAATGTGACCGGTTCCTTTCGTTTGGGTAA
- a CDS encoding sulfurtransferase TusA family protein, with protein MEKTMTGKTDKELDLSGDICPITFVKSKLMLEKMNSGEVLKVKLDYAPSAVNVPRSLEHDGHTVLKVVEIQHEVWEVLVKKA; from the coding sequence ATGGAAAAAACGATGACCGGAAAAACTGACAAAGAACTTGATTTGAGCGGGGATATTTGTCCGATTACCTTTGTAAAATCTAAACTGATGCTTGAAAAAATGAACTCCGGGGAAGTGTTAAAAGTTAAGCTCGACTACGCGCCCTCCGCGGTTAACGTCCCGAGGAGTTTAGAACATGATGGCCACACGGTTTTAAAAGTTGTGGAAATTCAGCATGAGGTCTGGGAAGTCCTGGTTAAAAAGGCCTAA
- a CDS encoding winged helix-turn-helix transcriptional regulator — MKKDFKEEIYQLHADICQALSDPKRILILYELKEGRKSVGQLAVDLNLKQANLSQHLMVLREREMVKTQREGAVIFYSLANLKVIEALDLLREVLAEKLQKTSLLADTMANSSS, encoded by the coding sequence ATGAAAAAAGACTTTAAAGAAGAGATTTACCAACTTCATGCGGATATTTGCCAGGCGTTATCCGATCCTAAACGAATCTTGATCCTCTACGAATTAAAAGAGGGTCGAAAGTCGGTGGGCCAATTGGCGGTCGATTTAAATTTAAAACAGGCAAACCTTTCCCAGCACTTGATGGTGTTGAGAGAGCGTGAAATGGTTAAAACCCAGAGAGAAGGGGCGGTTATTTTTTACTCTCTGGCAAACCTGAAAGTGATAGAAGCGCTTGATTTATTGAGAGAGGTTTTAGCCGAAAAACTTCAAAAGACAAGTTTATTAGCAGATACGATGGCGAATTCGTCTTCTTAA